Proteins encoded in a region of the Saccharothrix ecbatanensis genome:
- a CDS encoding universal stress protein, whose amino-acid sequence MSAPIVVGVDGSESALTAAKWAAEEAARHRVPLKLVHAYLLPTRGYPEIVLTGHEVREAFEQQGRQWLEEAASAARAAVPGVEVETAVVIDRPAAALIAASHGARLVVLGSQGLGGFSGLLVGSVAVAIAAHGKSPVVVVRDEVRRDGPVVVGVDGSPTSEEAIAFAFAEASLSGAPLTAVIAWTDFLVDSAYHSRFTVDWSQVEDEQLRLLAERLAGWQEKYPDVHVERVVVHDRPVRALIDAAEDARLLVVGSHGQGGFSGMLLGSTSQALVYHAPCPLAVVRPTTAE is encoded by the coding sequence ATGAGTGCCCCGATCGTGGTCGGTGTGGACGGTTCGGAGTCGGCGTTGACCGCCGCCAAGTGGGCGGCCGAGGAAGCCGCACGGCACCGCGTGCCGCTCAAGCTCGTGCACGCCTATCTGCTGCCCACCCGCGGCTACCCGGAGATCGTGCTGACCGGCCACGAGGTGCGGGAAGCGTTCGAGCAGCAGGGGCGGCAGTGGCTGGAGGAGGCCGCGTCCGCTGCCCGTGCGGCCGTCCCCGGGGTGGAGGTCGAGACGGCCGTCGTGATCGACCGGCCCGCCGCCGCGCTGATCGCCGCTTCGCACGGGGCACGACTGGTCGTGCTCGGCTCCCAGGGGTTGGGTGGCTTCTCCGGCCTGCTGGTCGGCTCGGTCGCCGTCGCGATCGCCGCGCACGGCAAGAGCCCTGTGGTCGTCGTGCGCGATGAGGTCCGCCGGGACGGTCCGGTCGTGGTGGGTGTGGACGGCTCGCCCACGAGCGAGGAGGCGATCGCCTTCGCGTTCGCCGAGGCGTCGCTGAGCGGCGCACCGCTCACCGCGGTCATCGCCTGGACCGACTTCCTGGTCGACAGCGCCTACCACTCGCGCTTCACCGTCGACTGGTCGCAGGTCGAGGACGAGCAGCTGCGCCTGCTGGCCGAACGCCTCGCGGGCTGGCAGGAGAAGTACCCCGACGTCCACGTGGAGCGCGTGGTCGTCCACGACAGGCCCGTCCGGGCGCTGATCGACGCGGCGGAGGATGCCCGGCTGCTCGTCGTGGGCAGCCACGGCCAAGGCGGCTTCTCCGGCATGCTGCTCGGCTCCACCAGCCAGGCACTCGTCTACCACGCTCCGTGCCCGCTGGCCGTGGTCCGCCCGACCACGGCGGAGTAG